From Oculatellaceae cyanobacterium, a single genomic window includes:
- a CDS encoding DUF1825 family protein — MGFFDSEIVQQEAKQLFEDYQALINLGSKYGKFDRDGKKMFIEQMEAMMERYRIFMKRFELSEDFMAQMTVQQMNTQLGQFGITPQQMFDQMNLTLERMKSELERQP, encoded by the coding sequence ATGGGATTCTTTGATTCTGAGATTGTCCAGCAAGAAGCCAAACAACTGTTTGAAGATTATCAAGCTTTAATTAATCTGGGCAGCAAATACGGTAAATTTGACCGTGACGGCAAAAAGATGTTCATTGAGCAAATGGAAGCGATGATGGAACGTTATCGCATCTTTATGAAACGCTTTGAGCTTTCAGAGGATTTTATGGCTCAAATGACAGTACAGCAGATGAATACCCAACTAGGTCAATTTGGCATTACTCCACAGCAAATGTTTGACCAAATGAATCTTACGTTAGAAAGAATGAAGTCAGAGTTAGAACGGCAACCCTAA
- a CDS encoding S-layer homology domain-containing protein: MLFDKSPVKTTSLIALILSLTACANSYNSKALEQSLAADSRLNDNPITFGTSSQNTAQNQTTAKLPSDFPSEIPLYPTAELQEVRQPTTSDDTGQQTVWKTKDPSNLVQSFYQKQFQSDSWQIVNQSDSSSETDKLVARRNNVQVQLLFNSPSSTDSQTLSSNQPSTSNNSASVTEFVLEYTRNIDTAAVPQLSDPEFIGPVLSSNVSTPATDTSNEKQPAIEPKIVFTDLNKAPAQLRQYVQDLAALGVVAGKSQNKSANSAVFEPNKVISRREYVRWLVSANNQIYTNSPGKQIRLASRDTQPAFQDVAKTDPDFPAIQGLAEAGLIPSRLSGDSTAVLFRPNAPLTRENLILWKVPLDIREALPSASIDAVKQTWGFQDAAKIEPKALKAVLADFQNSDQSNIRRVFGYTALFQPKKPVTRAEAAAAIWYFGSQGEGISAKEALQLKNQPIEPSATPEPESSSSSQ; encoded by the coding sequence GTGCTGTTTGATAAATCTCCTGTTAAAACTACCAGTCTGATCGCCCTAATACTGTCATTGACAGCTTGTGCCAACAGCTATAACAGTAAGGCACTGGAACAGTCTTTGGCAGCAGACTCCAGGCTGAATGATAACCCCATTACTTTTGGCACATCGTCACAAAACACCGCTCAGAACCAAACAACGGCAAAACTGCCAAGTGACTTTCCTTCTGAGATTCCCCTGTATCCAACAGCCGAATTGCAAGAGGTTAGGCAACCCACAACTTCAGATGATACAGGGCAGCAAACTGTTTGGAAGACTAAAGATCCTAGTAATTTAGTACAAAGTTTTTATCAAAAACAATTCCAGTCTGATAGCTGGCAAATTGTCAATCAGTCAGATTCTAGTAGCGAGACTGACAAATTAGTAGCGCGTCGCAATAACGTGCAAGTCCAACTTTTATTTAATTCTCCTAGTAGTACTGATTCACAAACCTTATCTTCTAATCAACCATCTACTAGCAACAACTCTGCCAGTGTTACAGAATTTGTCCTTGAGTACACTCGCAATATTGACACAGCAGCAGTTCCACAACTAAGCGATCCAGAGTTTATTGGCCCAGTTTTATCATCAAATGTATCTACACCTGCAACGGATACTTCTAACGAAAAACAGCCAGCAATTGAGCCAAAAATAGTTTTCACTGACCTTAATAAAGCGCCAGCACAATTACGTCAATATGTGCAAGATTTAGCTGCTTTGGGCGTAGTTGCTGGTAAATCTCAGAATAAATCAGCTAATAGTGCTGTATTTGAACCAAACAAAGTTATTAGCCGCCGTGAATATGTTCGCTGGTTGGTTAGTGCTAATAATCAAATTTATACCAATAGTCCTGGTAAGCAAATTCGCCTAGCATCCAGAGATACACAACCTGCTTTTCAAGATGTTGCTAAAACTGATCCTGATTTTCCAGCAATTCAAGGATTAGCAGAAGCGGGGTTAATTCCTAGCCGTTTAAGCGGTGATTCTACAGCAGTGTTATTTCGTCCTAATGCTCCTCTGACTAGAGAAAATTTGATTTTGTGGAAAGTACCTTTGGATATTCGTGAGGCTTTGCCATCTGCATCTATTGACGCAGTAAAACAAACTTGGGGCTTCCAAGACGCGGCTAAAATCGAACCAAAAGCATTAAAAGCAGTTTTGGCAGATTTCCAAAATAGCGATCAATCAAATATCCGCCGTGTGTTTGGTTATACAGCACTATTTCAGCCTAAAAAACCTGTCACCCGTGCCGAAGCAGCAGCCGCAATTTGGTACTTTGGTTCTCAGGGTGAAGGAATATCTGCCAAAGAAGCATTACAACTCAAAAATCAACCAATTGAGCCATCAGCTACGCCTGAACCTGAATCATCAAGTTCTAGTCAGTAA
- a CDS encoding DUF29 domain-containing protein, whose product MTTNLNRTSVTKNESLYEQDFYLWLNTTAQLLRNRQLDDVDWDNLIEEIEDMGKDKRRELQSRLRVLLMHLLKYQYQPERRSSSWISTILEQFDQIESLLKNSPSLKPYYLEIFAETYLKAVRFASAETKLPIQTFPSESPFSPEDVINFNFIFATVNQEEV is encoded by the coding sequence ATGACCACCAACTTAAACAGAACATCAGTCACTAAAAATGAAAGTCTCTATGAACAGGACTTTTACTTGTGGCTCAATACAACGGCTCAACTGTTGCGAAATCGTCAACTTGATGACGTAGATTGGGATAACTTAATAGAAGAAATTGAGGACATGGGCAAGGATAAGCGACGGGAACTGCAAAGCCGATTAAGGGTTTTGCTAATGCACTTGCTTAAATACCAATATCAGCCTGAAAGACGCTCCTCAAGTTGGATAAGTACGATTTTGGAACAGTTCGATCAAATTGAATCTCTGTTAAAAAATAGCCCTAGCCTCAAGCCTTACTATCTAGAAATTTTTGCGGAAACCTACTTAAAAGCTGTTCGATTCGCTAGTGCTGAAACGAAGTTGCCTATCCAAACTTTTCCATCTGAGTCTCCCTTTTCCCCTGAAGACGTGATTAATTTTAATTTCATTTTCGCAACTGTTAATCAAGAGGAAGTTTAG
- a CDS encoding penicillin-binding protein 1A, which yields MSSSSVYQDKQPRNPAPRPKFLQGVGKVTGGTVLGITMLASSIIAGGLVGLAISFRNLPDVRILRTYAPTETSYIYDIKGQLLANIHGEANREVVPLEKISPNLKRAVLAIEDSHFYYHHGINPSSVGRALRANLDKGNVVEGGSTITMQLIKNLFLSQRRELSRKVAEAVLAIRLEQIFPKNQILEMYLNQVYWGHNNYGVQTAAQSYFGKPASQLNLAESAMMAGLIQAPEEYSPFFNYNKAKQRQALVLARMQEVGWITPEEESAARQQKLNLGKIKSWQSSKVPYITEAVLQELNERFGRDTVMKGGMRVQTTIDYKFQRMAEQTISRAHRRLLSEGLYNNQIALVAVDPRTHFVKAMVGGVDYEKSKFNRATQSQRQPGSAFKPFVYYTAFASGRFTPYSTVYDTPVSYRDGSSSLYTPKNYGGGYSGPMSIRQALMVSANVPAVKIGRSVGLDKVIQICRTLGIKSPIEPVVSLPLGAIGVTPLEMAGAYATFASNGWQSETTSIVRVTDSSGNVLLDNTPHPKLVLDPWATASLNSVLKAVVSDGTGKGAQIGRPAAGKTGTTSSERDVWFVGYVPQLATAVWIGKDNYRPLGRGVTGGGFAAPIWRNFMSQALRDTPVEYFPSPGKFQRP from the coding sequence GTGTCATCGTCTAGCGTTTATCAAGACAAACAACCAAGAAACCCAGCACCGAGACCTAAATTTCTGCAAGGAGTCGGTAAGGTAACGGGTGGAACCGTCCTTGGCATCACTATGCTCGCCAGTTCCATAATTGCTGGCGGGTTAGTTGGTTTAGCGATTAGCTTCCGCAACCTCCCAGATGTCCGCATTCTCCGCACTTACGCACCAACGGAAACTTCTTACATCTACGATATTAAAGGTCAACTGCTCGCTAATATTCACGGTGAAGCCAATCGTGAAGTTGTACCCTTAGAGAAAATTTCCCCAAATCTCAAGCGGGCAGTTTTGGCAATTGAAGATAGTCATTTTTATTACCATCATGGAATTAACCCTAGCAGCGTTGGTCGCGCACTTAGAGCCAACTTAGATAAGGGTAATGTCGTAGAAGGTGGTTCTACGATTACCATGCAGCTAATCAAAAACTTGTTTCTCTCCCAGAGACGAGAGTTGAGCCGCAAAGTAGCAGAAGCGGTATTGGCGATTAGATTAGAACAAATATTTCCCAAAAATCAAATTCTAGAAATGTACCTCAATCAAGTTTATTGGGGTCACAACAATTATGGTGTACAAACTGCTGCTCAAAGCTACTTTGGTAAACCTGCATCTCAGCTAAACTTAGCCGAAAGCGCAATGATGGCAGGTTTAATTCAAGCTCCTGAAGAGTATAGCCCTTTCTTCAACTACAATAAGGCAAAGCAACGCCAAGCTCTAGTTTTAGCTCGGATGCAAGAAGTGGGATGGATTACACCCGAAGAAGAAAGCGCCGCCCGTCAGCAAAAACTTAACTTGGGCAAAATTAAATCCTGGCAGTCAAGTAAGGTTCCTTACATCACAGAAGCTGTCCTGCAAGAATTAAATGAGCGCTTTGGGCGGGATACAGTAATGAAAGGTGGGATGCGAGTGCAAACCACTATTGATTATAAATTCCAACGCATGGCTGAACAAACAATCAGCCGCGCTCATCGTCGGTTGCTTTCTGAAGGTCTTTATAATAACCAAATCGCCTTAGTAGCTGTTGACCCTCGCACACATTTTGTGAAAGCAATGGTTGGTGGTGTTGATTACGAAAAAAGTAAGTTTAACCGCGCTACTCAATCTCAACGCCAACCTGGTTCAGCTTTTAAACCGTTTGTTTACTACACTGCTTTTGCTAGTGGCAGATTTACACCGTACTCCACTGTCTACGATACCCCTGTCAGCTATCGGGATGGTAGCAGTAGTTTATACACTCCAAAAAACTACGGTGGTGGCTACTCTGGCCCAATGAGCATTCGGCAAGCGTTGATGGTATCGGCTAACGTTCCTGCTGTCAAGATAGGGCGCTCTGTTGGGTTAGATAAGGTAATTCAAATTTGCCGCACTTTGGGGATTAAAAGTCCAATTGAACCAGTAGTTTCTTTACCATTGGGTGCAATTGGGGTAACACCATTAGAAATGGCGGGTGCTTATGCTACTTTTGCAAGTAACGGTTGGCAGTCGGAAACAACAAGTATTGTCCGTGTTACTGACAGTAGTGGCAATGTTTTACTAGACAATACTCCCCATCCTAAGCTAGTGCTTGATCCTTGGGCGACAGCTTCCTTAAACTCTGTACTCAAAGCAGTAGTTAGTGATGGGACTGGTAAAGGAGCGCAAATCGGAAGACCCGCAGCAGGTAAGACTGGAACTACATCCTCAGAGCGCGATGTTTGGTTTGTGGGCTATGTACCACAGTTAGCAACTGCTGTATGGATTGGTAAAGATAACTACAGACCTTTAGGGCGTGGTGTCACAGGTGGTGGATTTGCAGCACCAATCTGGCGTAACTTTATGAGCCAAGCTTTGAGAGATACCCCTGTAGAATATTTCCCATCTCCAGGCAAATTCCAGCGCCCTTAA
- a CDS encoding NINE protein → MLNQPKNRTIATLLAFSGIVIPVAGLHKFYLGQPRWGLLYLLLSWTPIPHVASAIEGVWYLAQNTDRFDDNFNVDIMSVASTPSNVSRKADPTQVIAIADALRQLDQLRQDGLISEYEFEQKRRQWLDRMA, encoded by the coding sequence ATGTTAAACCAACCAAAAAACCGCACAATTGCCACTCTGTTGGCATTTTCTGGGATAGTAATTCCGGTTGCGGGATTACACAAGTTTTATTTGGGACAGCCACGCTGGGGTTTACTATATCTGCTACTATCTTGGACACCAATACCTCATGTAGCTAGTGCGATTGAAGGAGTTTGGTATTTAGCACAAAATACTGATAGATTTGACGACAATTTTAATGTCGATATCATGTCGGTGGCATCGACTCCTAGTAATGTATCTAGGAAGGCTGATCCCACTCAGGTAATTGCGATCGCAGACGCTTTACGTCAGTTAGATCAACTTCGCCAAGATGGACTGATATCTGAGTATGAGTTTGAGCAAAAACGCCGACAATGGCTTGATCGGATGGCTTAA
- the lepB gene encoding signal peptidase I, whose product MASEEKDLAATTEAREFVASTPEQQKYQNNQILNSSEPIVEPKSDLSVQPPVQGKNIAKTPLLSRLWQSWGENFQILLIALVLALFIRTFVAEPRFIPSDSMLPTLQVGDRLVVEKVSYHFHSPSTGDIVVFDPPSQLQVQGYAKNQAFIKRIIATQGQTVEVKNGIVYRNNHPLKEDYIAEPPDYELGKILVPEGQVFVMGDNRNNSNDSHIWGFLPKDNIIGRAFFRFWPTDRMGSV is encoded by the coding sequence ATGGCATCTGAGGAAAAAGATTTAGCAGCGACGACTGAGGCTAGAGAATTTGTAGCTTCTACACCAGAACAACAAAAGTATCAAAATAATCAAATACTCAATTCCAGTGAGCCTATTGTTGAACCCAAGAGTGATTTATCGGTTCAGCCGCCTGTACAGGGCAAAAATATAGCTAAGACTCCTTTATTGTCACGGCTATGGCAAAGTTGGGGAGAGAATTTTCAGATTCTGCTGATAGCTTTAGTTTTAGCACTATTCATTCGCACATTTGTAGCAGAACCGCGCTTTATTCCTTCGGATTCAATGCTACCTACATTACAGGTGGGCGATCGCTTGGTGGTAGAAAAAGTCTCTTACCATTTTCACAGTCCCTCAACTGGGGATATTGTTGTGTTTGATCCACCATCACAGTTACAAGTTCAGGGATATGCCAAGAATCAAGCTTTTATCAAACGTATAATTGCTACACAAGGTCAAACTGTAGAAGTTAAAAACGGCATAGTTTACCGAAATAATCACCCCCTAAAGGAAGATTACATTGCAGAACCTCCAGATTACGAGTTAGGAAAAATACTTGTTCCTGAAGGGCAAGTGTTTGTGATGGGAGATAACCGTAATAATAGTAATGACTCCCATATTTGGGGATTTTTACCTAAAGACAATATTATTGGTCGCGCCTTTTTCCGATTTTGGCCAACTGATCGGATGGGAAGTGTGTAA
- the tyrS gene encoding tyrosine--tRNA ligase: MTKSESVNILQSLAWLFRGISEIFPNQPDSNDVTENLAQRLAQTNRPLRIKLGIDPTGADIHLGHSIPVRKLRAFQDAGHTAVLIIGDFTARIGDPTGKSEVRRQLTPEEVAQNAKTYLEQVRPILDFDTLGRLEVRYNSEWLSQLDLGKILELLSTMTVGQMLAKEGFALRYEQENPIYLHEFLYPLMQGYDSVAVEADVELGGTDQKFNLAVGRDLQRHFGQTPQFGLLMPILIGTDGVQKMSKSLGNYVGLSEPAATMYSKLRKTPDNLLEQYFELLTDLQLDNLPADPVQRQKLLALEVATQYHGQEASLQAQEAAESLAKSGGKVNPIGAAVPEFSLKSVQFPSKLFYILGASGLCPSTSEARRQIQGGGVRLDGDRISDVNLSFNAPDELNGKVLQVGKNKFVRLIN; encoded by the coding sequence ATGACGAAGAGTGAATCCGTAAACATACTACAAAGCCTCGCTTGGCTATTCAGGGGAATTAGTGAAATTTTTCCTAACCAGCCTGATTCTAACGATGTGACTGAGAACTTGGCTCAAAGGTTAGCACAAACGAATCGACCTTTAAGAATTAAATTAGGAATTGACCCGACGGGCGCAGATATCCACCTCGGTCATAGTATCCCAGTCCGCAAACTGCGGGCGTTTCAAGATGCGGGTCACACGGCTGTGTTAATTATTGGGGATTTTACGGCTCGCATTGGTGATCCTACGGGAAAATCTGAGGTACGCCGTCAATTGACACCGGAGGAAGTAGCTCAAAATGCTAAAACTTATCTGGAACAGGTGCGTCCAATTTTAGATTTTGATACCCTTGGACGCTTAGAAGTTCGTTACAACTCTGAGTGGCTCTCTCAGTTAGATTTGGGCAAGATTTTAGAGTTGTTATCTACAATGACTGTGGGGCAAATGCTGGCGAAGGAAGGTTTTGCCCTACGCTATGAACAGGAAAATCCAATTTATTTGCATGAATTTCTTTATCCGTTAATGCAAGGCTATGATTCGGTAGCGGTAGAAGCTGATGTAGAGTTAGGCGGTACAGATCAAAAGTTTAATCTAGCGGTAGGTAGAGATTTACAAAGGCATTTTGGTCAAACACCACAGTTTGGTTTACTAATGCCAATTTTGATTGGTACAGATGGTGTCCAAAAAATGTCTAAATCTTTAGGTAATTATGTGGGTTTATCGGAACCTGCGGCAACGATGTATTCTAAGTTGCGGAAGACTCCAGATAATTTGTTAGAACAATATTTTGAACTGTTGACTGATTTACAGTTGGATAACTTACCAGCAGATCCGGTGCAACGTCAGAAGCTTCTAGCGTTAGAAGTTGCTACTCAGTATCATGGTCAAGAAGCGTCTTTACAAGCTCAAGAAGCAGCAGAGTCTTTAGCTAAAAGTGGTGGAAAAGTTAACCCAATTGGGGCTGCTGTCCCAGAATTTTCTTTGAAGTCGGTACAGTTTCCCTCAAAGTTATTTTATATTCTGGGTGCTAGTGGTCTTTGCCCAAGTACTTCGGAAGCCCGACGACAGATTCAGGGGGGAGGTGTGCGACTTGATGGCGATCGCATTTCTGACGTTAATTTGTCATTTAATGCACCCGATGAACTTAACGGTAAGGTTTTACAAGTTGGCAAAAATAAGTTTGTACGGCTAATCAATTAA
- the pyrF gene encoding orotidine-5'-phosphate decarboxylase yields MTSNTDRIIVPLDVPSQEEAIALLDQLPQVTFWKVGLELFVSSGAEILHILKEREKRIFLDLKFHDIPNTVAGACRAAGGYGVDLLTIHATGGRSALNAAMTAVNEGASQAGVSPPKVIAITLLTSLTSRDLAMDLKIPLELPEYALQMALLAKDSGLDGAVCSPQEVAQLRDICGDEFLLVCPGVRPSWAEAGDQKRSLTPAEAVKAGADYLVIGRPITAAADPVAAWEKICDELATV; encoded by the coding sequence ATGACCAGTAACACAGATCGGATTATTGTTCCCTTAGATGTCCCCAGTCAGGAGGAGGCGATCGCTTTACTCGATCAACTTCCTCAAGTAACTTTTTGGAAGGTTGGCTTAGAATTATTTGTTAGTAGTGGTGCAGAAATTCTCCATATCTTGAAAGAGCGAGAAAAGCGCATTTTTCTAGATTTAAAGTTTCACGATATCCCTAATACTGTCGCGGGTGCTTGTCGGGCTGCGGGTGGTTATGGGGTTGATTTATTAACTATCCATGCAACGGGCGGTAGGAGCGCCTTGAATGCCGCTATGACTGCTGTTAATGAGGGGGCATCACAAGCAGGGGTTTCACCGCCGAAAGTCATTGCTATTACCCTGTTAACCAGTCTTACTTCGCGGGATTTAGCAATGGATTTAAAAATTCCGTTGGAATTGCCAGAGTATGCTTTACAAATGGCGCTATTAGCTAAGGACTCAGGTTTAGATGGGGCGGTTTGTTCTCCACAGGAGGTCGCGCAACTGCGAGATATTTGTGGCGATGAGTTTTTGTTGGTTTGCCCTGGAGTAAGACCAAGTTGGGCAGAGGCGGGCGATCAAAAGCGATCGCTTACTCCTGCGGAAGCAGTGAAAGCAGGTGCTGATTATTTAGTAATTGGTCGTCCCATTACTGCTGCTGCTGATCCTGTGGCAGCTTGGGAGAAAATTTGTGATGAGTTAGCAACCGTTTAA
- a CDS encoding ComEA family DNA-binding protein has protein sequence MTIFYLQSIKAKLLGDPYYRMQSAQEIAIAAQLGIKIDVNQASIDDWLRLPGISIHQARSLVELSAAGVPFYSIEDIAAALGTPAQRLKPLEPVLRFCYYDESETLAQINPNTATIEQLAQLPHVDVSIAQAIVQNRLLTGSYRNLADFQKRLSIPGQITAKLMHYLRF, from the coding sequence ATGACGATTTTTTATTTACAGTCAATTAAAGCAAAACTTTTGGGCGATCCTTACTACCGGATGCAATCAGCCCAAGAAATTGCGATCGCGGCTCAACTAGGTATTAAAATTGATGTCAATCAGGCAAGTATTGATGACTGGTTAAGGCTTCCTGGGATCTCAATTCATCAGGCGCGATCGCTTGTAGAACTTTCTGCTGCTGGTGTGCCATTTTATAGTATTGAAGACATCGCCGCCGCATTGGGTACACCTGCCCAACGGCTCAAACCTTTAGAACCTGTACTAAGATTTTGTTACTACGACGAATCAGAAACTCTCGCGCAGATTAACCCTAATACTGCCACTATCGAACAACTCGCACAACTTCCTCATGTTGATGTATCTATTGCTCAAGCAATTGTACAAAATCGTCTATTAACTGGTTCTTACCGCAACCTAGCCGACTTTCAAAAACGTCTATCTATCCCTGGACAAATAACCGCTAAGTTAATGCATTATCTGCGGTTTTAA